Part of the Nicotiana sylvestris chromosome 5, ASM39365v2, whole genome shotgun sequence genome is shown below.
TCTGGTGATAAGTTGGTGGAAGAGTCTGGCAGGGTAATGGAAGAATTGTGTGAAATATCTGTGAAGTCTgatgaaaagggaaagaatgtTCACAAGTCTGCTAAAAGAAAAACTGATActgatgaggaacctggttcctccaAAAAGGCCAAAGTTGGTGATCCTAGAGTGCCGGGAAAGCGAAATTGAGGAATCAAAAGGTGTGATGGGGCTGCATATTTGCCCCTGACATTTTGGAGGAGGTTGGAATGCGATAGTTGGTTGAAAAATTCTGAGTTTCAACAGTGGCCACATTTGTTCACAAGTGATGCTCCAAAAGTGTATGAGTAGGAAGTACAAAGTTTCTATGCCGACTTCTTCAAAGTTGAGGATGATCACATATGCGTACTGGTGAATGGAGTTGATATGGTAATGGACTCTATTTTGTTGGGGTCTATTCTGGGTGTGCTTACTGAAGGGATGTGTACTATTCAGGGAGATTGTTCTCAAAACTTCAAAAATGCTATCCTGAAGGACAAAGTAGTTCAGCAAGGGGAACGGGTACAGAAGAAGGCTCTCCTTCCAGTGTACCAATTGCTATTTGAGATGGTGAACAAGGTCTTGTTCCTTCGTGTTGAGAGAAGATACATTACTTCTCGTGCAGACATATTCCTCATGGAAGCACTGGACAACTTCACTATCATCAACCTACATGGGATCATGATAGAGCACATAGAGAAAGTGGCAGAGTtcaaagatggtaatcatgggCTGCCTTATGAGTTCTTTCTCACCAAGGTTTTTAAGTACTTAAAGGTTCCTCTGGGACAAGCTAAATTGGTCTATAAGAAGCAAACTTTCTCTAAGTCCACTCTCGAAGAATGTGAGTGCATTGATAGGGCTGGAGGAATTGGAAGCACTGCTACCATTTCTCAATTGATCAACGCTCAGAACAGTGCCGCTGCTGAGGCAGTTGAAAGCAACAAATGCTATTCTTTAGAGCCAGTTGAGTCAGCTTCAGAAGGCACCTGGTTCTAGTAGCTCTCAAAGCGAAGAAGTTGCCCATCTGACCAAGGAGAATGCTGAACTCAAGAAATAAGTGGAGGACCTGAAAGAGaaactgctcaatgagcaaatgTCAGCGAATGCTCGAATGGATCTAGTCCTCCAAACCCTTGCCTCTGCCTCTAAGCCCTCTCCTTCTAGTGCTCCCTAGACAGTATCCCCTCAGTGTCAAGTCTTAATTTTTGGTTTCTTATGATTAGTTTCTGATGATGTTTGtggtattttttttgtttttttgaattgTGGATGGTTGTTAATAACATTGAATATGCTCcttattttaaaattcaaattatataATGGAAGCTTTTCCCTTTTTGTTGTATATGCCTTGCTTTTATGCTCTATTTTTAGTCATTTTGTATACACATAATTGGCATGAGTTAACTCTCGCTAGACTTCTTTTTGCTTAAAGCCTGTTGCTAatctttttatgatgccaaaaggggggaaATAATTCAAGGGGAACAGGATGGGAAATAGATTCAGGGGGAATACAAGAAATGTTGGTTCTTAGGGGAAACTTGAATTATAAGTTTCTCAtcattaaaaagagaaaaattgatAGGTTATATGTGTACCCctattatgttttgatgatctaacaaacttactttTAAATAcaagataaggaacctgttacacattctTAAGACCTTAAGATCAACAAATCTCCAGTTGGAGACACAGTTCAACTGTTCAGAGTTAAAGAAACAACAAAGGAAACAAATAGCTACCGTTTCCCGAGGAAACTGCACAAGTCAACTGCCCCAGCTATAAAGTTATTGCCTACACACGCTACAATACAGAAACAGTGCAACAATCAACTTTATGGGGAGTGCCTTTTACGTAACTTGCTTACATCATTCTAAGTGATGTCACAAATGTATTATTaacatcaaggaaggtaaaacaaaTCACTTGGACACTTAGAGAATTTACTCAAGCACTCTCACAGTGATTGATCATCCAGAAAATgattctcaagtgcatcaagaacaaagaacaacactGCTACGGACCAGTTCCCATATCTAGTTAttatatgtccttagttgagttgtaactttgtaaaagttcttatttgtaattcctacttagcttactTAAAATCATTGTGTAGGAAatcctttgtaaatcataaacacgtgtgtttgtgtcttggctagagttagtcgagttgtaaagtctttgtGATAAAGTTATTACAaaatggcttgtaatagagtattacaagttagtgagggattaagaggttaatttctaggttatataggttgtaatctaaagttgctcagtagtgaagttgaaatcctaaaagggtaggtcatggtttttaatCTCGTTGAGCTGGaaatttttcacgtaaaatttCTCTTGTCATTTACTTACTGCAGTGTGCGTGGTTTTTATGGAAActaatagagaacctggttctctatatagtttggtggaacCTTAAATTTTATCACTCCATCTTCGCATCTAATCTATTTTTATGCCATTCTGGGTTTTGGTTTGGGGGATTtggtgtgggggggggggaaggggtTCAATATTTTTCTATCTGTAGACAATAAATTgtgttaaaaaaataaaatcagatCGAAAAATATTACAACAATcatagtatttgatttcaaataataTGAACGTACAATCTCTagatcctctgattcttcttttcaataataaataaattcaagaaactttgagcttgatcttgaatatgtagttATTGCCACGAACGGTGATCTTGAATATAgaactttgatttgaactcgtaCTCCTTGAATCTTGATTTCTTCTTCGTTCTTGAGTTTGAAATTaaacttgattgcttgaaacttgtagagaaattgctctctcttgcttcttgttataacttctggtatcTTTCTCGGGTTATATAGACCCATATTTATAGTCGTGGGagggaagagttgtgataagaacaatttccgaccaatcaaattgatgtgtgacaaggccgcatttgattggccagaacatgtcacttgcatatGTGGCGCAGTTTCATTGGCCTTTAATGTGACTTGGCATACCTTGTCATTTaacacgtggcatgatcctattgactcttccgtttgacttggcatgtcacgtcatttgacacgtggtaCCAAGTTCATTATCCTAAAAGTGATTTATAACTATGAATTTAAGTCTAGCTAATAAAATTTAGATGCCTACACTATCCATTACAATTTATGTGCTTGcacttttttttagtttgttattAATTAAAATAATGTCATATTTCTACATTTATAAGTTTTTAAgtccaatatttttattttacctTAAAATACACTTTCTTATAACAATGACATGATGCTTAAGATACAAAATTCAGCGAGTACTGCCGGTACATACGCTATATACACTATTAGTCTAAGATAGTAAGAGTCAAGAATTTTTTAGTCAAATTAATTAAGATACATAAAATAAAGAGTCTTCTTTCTTGAGTTTTTTCTTATCGAATAAGTTCAGTTGAGGCTTCCTTCTCCCTCTAACATATGTCCAATAATGACCTAAGAGCTAACGAATCTTACAGTCGAAAAGTTGACTCTCCCATTGGCTATATATTTCATTAAGAATGATTTCCAAGTCTTCTTTGCATTTATAATATTTCCAACATTGCAGGACCTTAAATCTTATTTCAATCAAGCATAATTTTTAATGAGGTTTTGGCtgtacatgtttcatcatttagAATTTATTCGATAATTTTCTCTAGTGCAATGGCGGCTGTAAATAATTAAATGATCTCTCCCTTTCAATTTCATATTAGTTTGgttaaaaaaaataacatattttaatatttggaataatttttaattttaaagtttTCATTTTGCGTGTAGTAAGAATTTTTTATAGTCACAAAATGTCATGATATATTTAAGGTTACAAGTTTCATAAGTTGTATAGCCACACGGATACTATTTTATTGCATGTTTAAGACCAAAAGTGTAGAAAGATGCTATTCTTTCTTTACAGCTAGATTACTGCTCATTTTATTAGCGCCTAATTTTGTTTATTTGGTTTTTCACCTGGTGTCCGATACCACATTGAAGCCCGATTATATTCGGATTCGTGCTGAGTAGGACCCCATTCGGAGGGAAGTGTTCCCTATCAAGAATTTTTCTATACCCAGAACTCGAACTCAAGACCTCAACAACGTGGTAGCGCCAATAATGTAGCTTTGCTGTTTCCATGCACCTTCGTTAATCGTCATGCATTCGTGCGGAGCTCCTTAATATTCCCTTCATTTTCCTATATTTCTTTACAATTCCGAATTGTTATTACCTAATCATTGTGTTAATTCAACATCAATACACGTAGTATTATCCATTAACAATATTCGCACATCACGTGGCAAATATTCTAGtactaatttaaaaatatttttttcagttaCATATGGGTTTCTATTCCCAAGTATTGTTCAAGCTTTTGCCTATATAAAGCCATCCAATGCCTCGTATCTCACACCCCAAAACCAATTTAAGTTTCTTCCCCAGTTCTTCTATCTctcaaatacaaaaaaaaaatgacgACAGACAGAGAGAGCCTTTGGGTTTTCGCTTTAGCTTCAAATTGCAAATATTTCACGTCCCCCATCAACTCCATATGTTTTGcacttgtttttcttcttgtctGGTTAGTCATGAACATGATTTACTGGACTCACCCTGGTGGTCCAGCTTGGGGTAAATACAAATGGAGAAAGTATTTTGTAGCACCAAAGCCAATACCAGGCCCAAGAGGTTTTCCTCTTATAGGAAGCATGAACCTTATGACTGGTTTAGCACACCAAAAAATAGCAGCCGTAGCAAAATCATGCCAAGCCAAGCGTCTCATGTCCTTCAGCCTAGGTGAAACCAGAGTTATTGTAACGTGTAACCCAGTGGTAGCAAAGGAGATATTGAACAGTTCAGCGTTCATTGATCGTCCAGTAAACGAGTCAGCTTACAGACTAATGTTCAACAGATCAATTGGTTTTGCTTCTTACGGGGTTTACTGGCGAACACTTAGAAAAATTGCTGCCACGCACTTGTTTTGTCCTAAACAAATCAAAGCCTCTGAAACACAACGGTGCGAAATTGTGAAACAGATGGTCGAAATTTTGAAAGGTGGCGGTTCTCGTGACAACATACGGGTTAGGGATGTTCTGAAAAAGGCTTCTGTAAACAATATGATGTGTTCTGTTTTTGGCCGCAACTACAGTCTCCTGGATGACTGTAACGAAGAGCTGAGCGAGTTAGTAGATGAAGGTTATGAGCTTTTGGGAATGCTCAATTGGTCGGATCACCTCCCTTGGTTAGCTGAATTTGACCCGCAGAAAATACAGCTCAGGTGCTCACGGCTCGTGCCTAAAGTAAACCAGTTTGTGGGAAAGATCATCGACGAGCACCGGGCTCAACCTAGCAACGGTCACCGTGATTTTGTGGATGTTTTGCTCTCACTTCCGGACTCCGAAAGATTATCAGACTCTGATATGATTGCCGTACTCTGGGTAAGCAaccatatatatttatatatgaaAACAAGCATAACCAATATTAATTTTGTTCTCCCTTAGCGAGATAGTCACTGGTCAGTCCATTTCTTTGCTTTCTTAATTTATAGCCGgtttggccaaacttctaaaatcagtttattttattttaagaagtacgttttcttaaaagtgcttttttaaaaattaatttatttggtaagaaacagtttgtgtttaattaattaattaaaaaaatatttttgagcgACAATTAATATTTGACTAAACTTCTAAAAAGTGGTTTaagtatatttttttcaaaagtacttttggaagaaattactttttttttgtttctcaaAAACActgttttttctttttaaaacttgGCCAAATACTTTAACCTTTAAAAAAAACTActactactttttttttttttttggaaaaagagtGCTTTTGGCCAGGGATAATTTGGCGAAACAGCCTATTAGTATGAAGCAACTGCTTTCTCTCTTCTTCCTTTCATTTTTTAAGGGGGAGTAAATTGGATTCTTAAAATAAACTTGTAGAAATGAATTTCGAAATAAATTTCAATCATCATTAGTAGTTGACCTCATCTCTCTCACACATAGGAGATCTATTTTTTACAAGTAAAGGATCTAAAAAAGACATTTTCTTGAATTCATGGTGTAAAAAGCCATGAAAGCCTAAAACCCACTTGCAATTCTGTCTCCCTTCCTAATTTCATGTTGGTGCATGATCTGTAGGAGATGATATTTAGAGGGAGCGACACAGTGGCAGTATTAATAGAGTGGATACTAGCACGGATGGTACTTCATCCTGATGTTCAGTCAAAGGTACAAGAGGAGTTGGACAGGATTGTTGGAAGATCATGTCGTCCAATCATGGAGTCCGATGTAACGAACATGGTTTATCTGCCAGCCGTAGTGAAAGAAGTACTTAGATTGCACCCTCCGGGCCCACTGTTGTCATGGGCCCGCCTAGCTATAAAGCACGTGATAGTGGACGGATATCACGTGCCTGCAGGCACCACAGCCATGGTGAACATGTGGGCCATCACGAGGAGTGAGGAGGTTTGGACGGATCCACTTGAGTTTAAGCCCGAGAGGTTCATGAACGAGTCCGAGTCCGAGCTTGTGGATTTCTCGGTGTTGGGGTCTGACTTGAGACTGGCTCCATTTGGCTCTGGAAGGCGAGCTTGTCCAGGAAAGACACTCGGCTTGACTACTGTCACTTTTTGGGTAGCATCGCTTTTGCAGGAGTTCCAATTTGGACCTACTGATGAAACCAAAACTGTTGACTTGTCTGAGGTACTTAGGCTTTCCTGTGAAATGGTCAACCCACTCACAGTGAGGGTGCGTCCAAGACACACTCCATGAAGCTTGAGCACTCGCCAAGAAATGTAACGAAACCCTGTAGGTTATTTGGAATATCGATCGTGTGTTTTTAACTACGTACTATATTGTATTTTTACtttaaataaaattatattttaattGTTACTATTACTTTATATTATGGAGTAACAATTAATCTCATTCTGGCTATGAATGTACAAATGATGGTTAAATCAGTATATGTTTCAGCTAAGACATACTTATATTCTTTCTCCATTTCATGTGTGTGGTGCTATTTTTGTAGTGTACAAGCATATATATTGAAGGTTTTTCTTTTGAATTACTTGATTCTTTGATAACTAATTAATAAAAAGGAGAAATAGGTAATATTTATTTACTAGAATTGTTAACTGTAATACATCTTAACAAAATAGACTCATTGAATaaactataattaagcatttTTTTATTACAAACAGTTTGGATGCACATGACTAAAGAAATCATTACTCAAAAACAAATATTGCGTTAAAGAAATTACAAACTGCTGAATATTGAAGTCATGTAACAATCAACACTGCAAGAAACTGTTAAATATCACATACAAGTGTTTAATTGGATGTGCATTTTCTAAATTACTAACTGTAATTTAGGCATTAAATTTtgttatataaataaaaaaaaaaagtactcCTAGCTCCTTTTATGTTTAAAACATGAGTAGATTACACCGACACACACCTCCATAcacaaaacagaaagagaaaaatGCTCTTCACAACGCTACGCTCTTGTCTTATACTCTCTCATTATCAAATATCAACAAAGTTGGATTAAGGAAAATTGAGATGTTACTTATACTACTAACCACTTGTTTGTTAAATTTGATTGAGCCAAAACCTCCTTTTGTTTAATTTGTTATTATTGGGTGCCAAAAGATGACGATCATGACGTTAACATTCTCTTACTCATAACAATATGCGATGAGACTTGTTTGGTTAAAAGtatataataacaataataacaatacGCCTAAATCTAAGCAAATTGGAGTCGGTTACATGAATTTTCACTAATCCATTTAAGCTCATTCATTTCatcatcataaaaataaataCAAGTGAAAAAATgagttacatatatatataaataatagcaacaataataataataatattagaaGTTCTCTAACTAAAACTTCTATTCAAATAGTAAATATTACGTAtatggatttttttttctttcatttttcactatATTTAACTACCTGTATTATGAGAATTTATCATGAATTGACAAGTTTTACTCAACCCTCCTTTAACGACAATGTGAACAAACTTGAAGAGGCCGAGTTATTTTGTTTAAAGGAGATAAAGATGAATATATATCGTAACTTTGATTTGCTGAGCTAGCTCCTAAAGTAGTTCCTGACGACGATTGCACCTCCAGCTTTAGGTCATGAATCTAGCTCAT
Proteins encoded:
- the LOC104249552 gene encoding cytochrome P450 78A3-like — translated: MTTDRESLWVFALASNCKYFTSPINSICFALVFLLVWLVMNMIYWTHPGGPAWGKYKWRKYFVAPKPIPGPRGFPLIGSMNLMTGLAHQKIAAVAKSCQAKRLMSFSLGETRVIVTCNPVVAKEILNSSAFIDRPVNESAYRLMFNRSIGFASYGVYWRTLRKIAATHLFCPKQIKASETQRCEIVKQMVEILKGGGSRDNIRVRDVLKKASVNNMMCSVFGRNYSLLDDCNEELSELVDEGYELLGMLNWSDHLPWLAEFDPQKIQLRCSRLVPKVNQFVGKIIDEHRAQPSNGHRDFVDVLLSLPDSERLSDSDMIAVLWEMIFRGSDTVAVLIEWILARMVLHPDVQSKVQEELDRIVGRSCRPIMESDVTNMVYLPAVVKEVLRLHPPGPLLSWARLAIKHVIVDGYHVPAGTTAMVNMWAITRSEEVWTDPLEFKPERFMNESESELVDFSVLGSDLRLAPFGSGRRACPGKTLGLTTVTFWVASLLQEFQFGPTDETKTVDLSEVLRLSCEMVNPLTVRVRPRHTP